The segment GACATAGACTTGTCCCCGACGGGCGAGCTCCTCCTCGCGGGCGCGTTCGAGGGCAAGGTCGACTTCGGCGGTCAGGTCGTCGCGACCGCCGACGCCTCCACGCGCGCGCTCTACGTGGTGCGCCTCGCGAGCAGCGGCGACGTCGTCCTCTCGGCGAAATCTTTCGGCGACGCGACGGCGTTCGTCACGCAGGCGCACCTCGCCGTCGACGCGTCCGATCAGCTCGTCGTCGTCGGCACCTACACCGGCGGAATCGACTTCGGCGGAGGGCTGCTCACGAACGTCGAATCCGCGGACCTGTACTTCGCCAAGTTCGCCGCCGACGGCGGGCACGTCGCGTCCCGCGTCCTGCAGAGCGAAGCTGGCAAAGGCATCGACGCCACGAACACGATGCTCGCGCTCGCGCTCTTGCCGACGGGTGATGTGATCGTCGCCGGCCAGCACCGCGCGCCGTTCCTCATCGACGACGCGCTGCTCGGCGCGTTCGACGCGAAGCACGGCAACGCCTTCCTCGGCCGCTTCTTGCCCTGAGCTACCGGCTGCCGCCCCGCGCCTTCTTCCCCATCCGCGACAGGAACGGCCGCACCATCATCTTCGGCAGCGCGTCCACGGTCATCGCCATCGCCCGCGGCACGACGCCCGGGATCACCCGCGCCTGACCACGCCGAAGCCCCGCGACCGCCTCCTCCGCGCACGTCACCACGTCCACGTACATCGCCTTCGGCAACTCGGGCCGCACGTCGCTGCCCGCGACGTCCTGGAACTCCGTCGGCACCGGGCCCGGACAAACCACCGTCACCGACACGCCCGTGCCCGCGAGCTCCGCGCGCAGGCCCTCGCTCAGGTGGTTCACGTACGCCTTGCTCGCCGCGTACGCGCTCATCGCGGGTGAAGGCAAGATCCCCGCGATCGACCCCACGTTCAGGATCGCCCCCGATCCCCGCGCGACCATCGACGGCACGAGGCGCGCGAGCAGCATCGTCGTGCTCACGACGTTGAGCTCGAGCATCCGCTCGATCTTCTCCCAGTCGCGGTTCTCCAGGAGACCGTAGTCCCCGAAGCCCGCGTTGTTCACGAGCACGTCGACGACCTCGCCTGCCTGCACGAGGTCGTCGAGCATCGCGCCGAGCGCCTTCCTGTCGAGCAGGTCGACCGCGCGCACGAGCACCCGCAGACCGGGCCTTGCGGCCACGAGCTCACGCGCGAGCTCGTCGAGCCGCTCGCGCCTCCGCGCCACGAGCACGAGCGCACCCACTTCGCGCCCGAGGATCCGAGCGATCTCGCGCCCGATCCCCGCCGACGCGCCGGTGACGAGCGCCGTTTTACCGCGAAGCTCGTTCATCCTTCTTCCTCTTCTTGCCCTTCTCGACGGCCTCCTTCTCCGCCTCGGGTTTGTCCCCGTCGCGGTGGATGCCGTTCGCCTGGCCGTTCGTCTCTTTCGGCGCGAGCAGCGCTTCGATCTTGCCGAGGCGCGCCTTGAGCTCCGCGTGCTCGGAGCGCAGCGAGTCGAGCTCCTCGCGCAGCCGCTCGGCCTCGCGTTTGCCCGCGCCGCCGAGGTCCCGCAGCGCCTCGCGGATCCGGCGGCGCACGCGGCCGTCGAGCTCACGCTCGAGCTGGCGCGCGAGCGGCCCGCGCGACTTCGTGTCGCCGACGTCGACGAGCGCGCGCACCACGTCCACCTTGAGGTACGGATCCGACTGATCGAGCAGCTCCTCCAGCGCCTCGCGCACCTTCCGGTCCGTGCCGAGCTTCGGCAGGGCCATGATCGCGGCGCGCCGGCCGCGCGTGGGGATCCCGTAGCGGGTCCGCGTGAGCACGTGCGCCTGCGCGCGCTCGTCGCGCAGGGCCGCGAGCCCGTCGAGCGCGCCGGCGCGCACGATGTCGGCCCACGAGGCACGATCGAGGACCTCGATCAGCGTGTCGAACGCCGCGCTCTGCCGGGTCGCGCCGAGCGCGCGCGCGGCCTCTGCCTCGACGAGGTAACTCTCGTCCCGCAGGGTCAGGCCCTTCAGCGCATCGGCCGCCTTCGCCGAGCGGAACTTGCCGAGCGCCGCCGCGACCGCGCGCCGCACCTTCGCGTGCGCCGTCCGCGCGTGGGCGAGCAGGTGCTCGAGCGCGTCGTCGCTCCGGATCTGCCCGAGCGCCGACGCGGCCTCCGCGCGCACGCCCCAGAACTCGTCCTCCTTCGCGAGCGCCGCGCCGAGCGCGCGTGTCGTCGCCGGATCGTCGAGCTTGCCCATCAGGCTCGCCGCGAGCAGCCGGCCGCGCGCCGTGGACGCCCCCGCGAGCTGCGCGCGCAGCAGGTCGGCCGGGCACTCGACCCGCACGTCGCCCACGATCCGGAGCTCCGGATCCACCACCACGAACGCGGGCCGCTTGGGCACGCGGATCGTGAACGTCGCGGCCTGCGACTCCACGCGCCGCACCTCGCGCCGCACCTCGCCGTCGATCACGATGTCGAGCTCGAGGTCGAGGGCGAAGACGTGCGTCCCGGTGTCGTCCTTGTCCTTCTCCTTGCCGTCCTTCGCCTGCGCCTGCTTGACCGTCACGATCAGGGCCTCGCCCTCGTGATCGATCTTCACCTCGAGCTCGGGGTGCCCTGCTCGGAAGACCCACTGCTCGAAGAAGCGCTCCAGGCTCCTGCCGCTCGCCTCTTCGAGCGCGCGCATCAGGTCACGCGTCTCCACGATGCCGCGCGCGTGCCGCGTGAGGTACACGTTGACGCCGCGCCAGAACGCCTCGTCGCCGAGCTCGAGCCGCAGCATGTGCAAGACGCACGCGCCCTTCTCGTAGAGGTGGCGATCGAAGATGTCGATCGGCGCCTCGTAGTCCTGGCACACGATCGGCCGCCGATAGCGCCCTTGCGCCTCGCCGATGTACGACGCCACGTCGCCGCGCACGCCGTGCTCGTACTCGTCGCGGCCGAGGTGCCCCTCGCGATCGACGTGCTCCATGTACGTGGCGAACCCCTCGTTCAGCCACGCGTGCGACCAGTCGCGGCACGTCACGAGATCGCCGAACCAGTGGTGCGCGAGCTCGTGCGCGATGAGGTCGTCGGCCGTCACGTCGATCGCGGCGCGCTCGTCGAGCAGGATGTGCTCGTACATCGTCGTCGCCGTGGTGTTCTCCATCCCGCCGAAGATGAAGTCGCTCACCACGATCTGCGAGTAGCTCTTCCACGGATACGCGACGCCCGTGAGCTCGCCGAAGCGGCGCACCATCTCCGGCGTACGCTTGAACGTGCGTTTGCCCTCGTCGGTTTTTCCTTTGGGCACAAAGTAATGCAGGCGGACGCCCTCCGACTCGTCGTCGATCCGCTCGAACTCGCCCGCGACGAGCGTGAACAGGTAGCTCGGGTGCGGGTCGTCGAGCCGGTAGCGGTAGACGCCGCCCTGCTCCTCGTCCTCGTCGCTCTCGCGCGCGCCGTTCGACAGGGCGAACCAGCCCTCGGGCACCTCGACGCGCAGCGAGGTCGACTGCTTGTTGTGCGGCTTGTCGATGCACGGGAAGAAGTGCCGCGCGTCCTCGTCCTGGCACTGCGACCAGACCTGCGCGGGCCGGTCCCGCACGTGCTCGTCCGGCGCGAGGAAGTAGAGCCCGCGCCGCGGGGTCGCGCTGTACCGCACGCGCACCGTCACGCGAGCGGCCGCCTCCGGGATCGACACGCGCAGCGTCTGCCCGTCGTAGACGTGTTCCGCCGCGACGAACCCGCCCTCGTCCCCCGCGCGGAGCTCGACCGCCGCGAGGTCGAAGCCCACGGCGTCGAGCGCGAGCTCCTTCGCCCGCGCGTCGACCCGCGACACGTCGAGCAGCGCCTCGCCCGAGACCGACTTCTTCGGCACGTCGAGGCGAAGGTCGAGCGCGATGTGCGTGACCGTGAATGGCCGAGGCCGTTCGTAGACGCGTTGCACGCCGGCGAGCGCGAACGGGCGCCCGGAGGCAGCGGAGGCGGACGATTGGGCGTAGGACGAAAGGCTTGATCCGCACGCGCAGCGGTCGTGGAGGCGGTGCTCGAGGCTCATCGATCGGCGAGTCTTACCCAACAAACCCGCCGAGCAAAGCCCCTCGCCGCGGGAAAACCGCGCTAGCCTCGCCCCCCTCGTCATGAACCGCCGCGGACGCAAGCCTCTGCTCGCCGGGGCCCCGGGCCAAAAAGGCCCGGACGACGCCCCGCCGCGCCCGCGATCCGGCCCCTCGGGGCCCGCGCAGCACACACTCTTTGCAGCTCAAAAGGCCTCGCCCTCGAAGGACGGCACCGTGACCCTCGAAGGCGAGGTCGTGCGCGTCACCTACGAGAACGACCAGACCGGCTTCCGGGTCGTGAAGGTCGCGATCGACGGCCACGAGGCGCCCCTGCCCTGGGTCGGGCGCTTCCAGCCCGTCGCCCCCGGCACCCGCGTCCGCGCCACGGGCAAGTACGAGCGTGATGGTCGCCACGGCGACCAGCTCCGTGTGGAGACGCTGCTGGAGATCGCGCCCTCGACCTTGCAAGGCCTCGAAAAATATCTCGGCTCGGGCATGGTCCCCGGCGTCGGGCCCGTCTTCGCCAAGCGCATCGTCGAGACGCTCGGCGAGGACGCGCTGCGCGTGCTCGACGAAGCGCCCGAGCGCCTCGCCGAGGTGCCGGGCCTCGGCTCACGCCGCGCCGAGGCCGTCGCCAAGGCCTGGGCCTCGCAACGCGTCATCCGCGACATCATGATCTTCCTGCAGCAACACGGCGCCTCGGCCGCGCTCGCGACGCGCATCTACAAGCGCTTCGGCGCCTCCGCGATCGACATCGTCAAGCGCTCGCCCTACCGCCTCGCGCTCGAGGTCTGGGGCGTCGGGTTCAAGACGGCCGACCAGATCGCGCGCGCCGTCGGCGTCTCGCCGGACGCGCCCGAGCGCGCGCAGGCCGGCGTCCTGCAGGTGCTCAACGACCTCGCGGGCAAGGGGCACGTCTACGCCGAACGAGAGGCCCTCGTCAGCGCCGCCGCGCTCATGCTCGAGCGCGAAGAAGAAGGCGTGGATCAGGCCATCGACATGCTCGCGTTGTCTGGCCGCGCGCACGTCGAGACGCTGCCCACGGGCGAGGTCGCCGTCTACGAATCGTCGCTCCACGAGGCCGAATCGCGCCTCGCCGAGCGCCTGCTCGCGCTCCTCCGCGCGCCCGGCCGTCCGCTCTCGGGCCGCCGGGGCGAGCCGCCGGAGGCCGCGGCCAGCGCCGCGATCGAGGCCTTCGAGGCCCGCACGCGGGTCGCCCTCGCGCCCGCGCAACGCGACGCGATCGAGCAGGCCGCGCGGAACAAGATCCTCGTCATCACGGGCGGTCCCGGCGTCGGAAAGACCACGATCGTCCGGGCGATCCTCTCGCTCTTCGACCTCACGGGCCAGGTGGTGCGCCTCGCGGCGCCCACGGGACGCGCCGCCAAGCGCATGAGCGAGGCGACGGGGCGCGAGGCCATGACGCTGCACCGCATGCTCGAGTTCGACCCGAAGGCGCGTGGCTTCCTCCGCAAGAAGGGCCGCGCGATCGAGGCCGACGTGCTCATCGTCGACGAGGCCTCGATGATCGACCTGCCGCTCTGCGACGCGCTCACGCAGGCCATCGCGGACGAGGCGCGGCTCGTGCTCGTCGGCGACGTCGATCAGCTCCCGTCCGTGGGCCCTGGCGCGGTCCTGCGCGACGTCATCGGCTCGGGCGTGATCCCCACGGTGCGCCTCTCGCAGATCTTCCGGCAGGCCGAGGGCAGCCTCATCGTGCAGAACGCCCACCGCATCCACGACGGCGAGAAGCCCGAGGGCGCGACCGACAAGCGCGGCGAATTCTTTGTGTTCCAACGAAATGACCCCGACGAGGCCGCGGCCACGATCCACGACCTCGTCACCGAGCGCATCCCGCGCGGCTTCGGCCTGCATCCGGTGCGCGACGTGCAGGTCCTCTCCCCGATGAACAAGGGCCCCGTCGGCACGATCGCGCTGAACGAGACCCTCCAGCGGTCGCTCAACCCCGACGGTCCTTCGGTCACCCGCGGCGGCAAGCTCTTCCGCCTCGGCGACAAGGTCATGCAGCTCAAGAACGACTACGAGCGCGAGGTCTACAACGGCGACGTCGGGATCGTCCGCGCGATCGACGCCGAGGCCGGCACGCTCACGGTCACGTTCGACGGCCGGGACGTCGCCTACGAGGAGAGCGACCTCGACGACCTCGTGCTCGCCTACGCGACGAGCATCCACAAGAGCCAGGGCAGCGAGTATCCCGCCGTGGTGATCACGCTGCTCTCGCAGCACTTCGTGATGCTCTCGCGGAACCTGCTCTACACGGCCGTCACGCGCGGAAAGAAGCTCGTCGTGCTCGTCACGGACGGGCGAGCTCTCGGCCTCGCGCTCTCCGAGACGCGGCGCGAGGAGCGGCAGACCGGCCTCGCCCACAGGCTCCGTCGAGGTTGACGCGTCGGTTCGAGGTGAACCACGAAGAGCCGCGGATCCGCGGCGGCCGTTGCTCTGCCTGAGGCATCCTGCTAGCCTGCCCGCCCCTCTCAAACAACGGCATTTTCTTTCCCGTCCGACGCGCGCCACAGCGCTCGTCGAGCGGCGACCGCGGGCGCACGAAGCGCCCCGCGCGATCCTCGGGTGGAGCGACCATGGCGCAGAACGGACAGCAGGGTGGAGTGGCGGCGGGACTTCAGATCACGGGCGGCGCGGCCATCATGGCGCCCGTCAGCGCATTCCCCAACGGAGTGCCTGGCAACGCTCTCATCGTGATCCCGCTGTCGAAGGTCGACGACGAGACCAAGGAAATGCTCGACAAGGGCCCGTCGCTCGTGACGCCCGAGCAGATGTGGAAGCTGCTCGGCTTCAACGGCCCCGCGGTGCAGGTGCAGGACGAGCAGGGCCGCCCGATCGCGATCGGCCTCGAGGACCTGCTCTCCGGCCTGGAGAAGCACTGGCAGGAGCAGCCCGACGACCTCAACCGCGCGCGCATCTACGCGCAGGAGCTGCTCAAGTACAACCGCCTGCAGCGCGCCGAGCAGGTCCTCTCGAAGGTCGTGGCGAAGGGCGGCACGGGCGACGACTGGCTCGCGCTCGGCATCGCGCAGCTCCAGCAGGAGAAGCTCGACAAGGCCGAGGGCACGCTGAAGGGCGCGCAGAACCTCCTCAAGGACAACCCCTACCCCTCGCTCCACCTCGCCAAGGTCTTCCAGCTCAAGAAGGAGGCCGACAAGGAGCGCGAGTTCGTCGACAAGGCGATCGGCATCAGCATCGGCTGCATCGACGCGTGGGCCTACCTCTTCCAGCACCTCAAGCAGAACGAGGGCGAGGACAAGGCGATCGCCGAGATCGAGAAGATGGCGACCGACAAGAAGAGCGCCGCGCCGTACATCGCGCTGCAGGGCTTCTTCGCCAACGACGACAGCACGCGCGACCGCGCCGTCACGTACGCCAAGAAGGGCGTCGAGATCGCGCCCGACGATCCGCTCGCGCTCCTCTGCCTCTCGGCGCTCTACGGCCAGAAGGGCGACCTCGAGGCCGTCATCCGGCTCCTCCAGCCGCACGAGGCGAAGATGAGCCGCGACGTGCGCATCGCGAACAACTACTTCGAGGCCCTCTTCCAGTCGCGCCAGATCGAGAAGGTCACGAAGCTGCTCAACGCCCTCGCGGGTTCGCCCAACAAGGAAGTCAAGCAGTTCGCCATCGAGCGCTCGCGCCTCGTCGCGCAGTTCCTGCAGCAGCAGCAGCAGCAGCTCGCCGCGGCCCAGCAGCCGCGCAAGTAAACCCGCGCCTCCCCTTCTCCCCTTCGCACGGGGGCTCCGCTCGACGCGTCGAGCCCCCGGCAGACCTCTCCCCCACATCTCCTCTCGGTCGCCGCAGACGCAGCGATCCGTCCCACGCTCATTTTCGCGCCCGTCGTCTTTCACATTTGGAAGCGGGCAGAAACATGGGTAATCTCCGGATCGTGCGCACGTGGCGACCGCGTCCCCCCGTCGTGCTCGTGGTCGATGACGACCCCGACATCTTGAGGCTCCTGGGCATGTGCCTGGAAGCCGAGGGGTGCGAGGTGCGCGAGACGATGTCCCCGTCGGCAGCGCTCGAGCGGCTCGACCGCGTTGATGTCGTCGTCGTCGACCAGCGCATGCCCGAGATGAGCGGCACCGACTTCATCGAGGCCGCGCGCTCACGCGGCTACGGCTGTCGTTTCCTCGTGATCTCGGGCAAACGCGGCGCGCGCGCCGAGGCCGCGCAGGCCGGCGCCGAGGGCTTCCTCGCCAAGCCCATCGGCATGAGGGACCTCATCGGCGAGGTCGAGCGGCTCTTCTACCGCGGCTTCGCGCCCCCCTCGCATCGCGCGTGCGCGGCTGCGGCGCCTACGTCCGGCGCGCCGAAGAGCTCGTCCTAGCAGGACGTCAGAGCGTCCCCCAGGCTCGCTCGATCGCCTCGGAGACGCCCGCGTCTTCGGCGCTCCACGCGTCGAGCTGCTCGGTCGCGCGCTCCTTCACCATCGAAGGCGCGCTGCCCATCGCGAACGATCGCCCCGCGACCTCGAACATCGGCACGTCGTTGAGCCAGTCGCCCACCGCGACGACCTCGTTCACCTTGCAGCCGTGATACTCCGCGAGCCACGCGATCGCCGTGCCCTTCGTGGGCCCCGCGGCGCGCACCACCATCGCGTGCGTGTCGGCCGCGCGCGTCACCGCGAACCGGATCACGAACGCCGCGCCGCCGAGCTCGCCCTCGAGCTCCTCCGCGGCCGCGTGCACGTTCTCCTTCGACCCGATCGCCACCACCGCGAGCAGCCCCCGCTCGTGCTCCCAGTACGGGTGCGACGTCACGCGCTCGACGACCGTCACGCGCGGCGACCACGTGCGCACGTAGCTGCTCCACGGCTCGCCTGCGGCGTCGTGCACGATGCTGTCGTGCGCGAACACGAAGCTCGCGGTCCGATGCCGCTCGAGCACGCGCCGGAGCTGCGCGGCGTGATCGCCTGCGAGCGAGGCGTGGTAGTGCTCGTGATCGTCACGCGCGTCGACGATGTGGCTGCCGTCGACGCAGGCGATCGGCCCCTGGATCCGCGCCGCCACGGCGGCCTCGCGTGAGCCCGAGTAGAGCCTGCCCGTGCAGATCGTCACGGCGACGCCGCCGCTCTGCAGCCGCTCGATCGCCCAGCGGTCTCGCTCGTGCAAGGTGCCGTCGTGGCGGAGCAGGGTGCCGTCGAGGTCGAGGGCCAGGAGCTTGTACGTCATCGCCGCGGTTCGTCCTCGTCGCTCGCCACGCCTGGATGGTTCGACGTCAGCGTGGGTTCGGCGTCGAAGG is part of the Polyangium spumosum genome and harbors:
- a CDS encoding SDR family NAD(P)-dependent oxidoreductase, with translation MNELRGKTALVTGASAGIGREIARILGREVGALVLVARRRERLDELARELVAARPGLRVLVRAVDLLDRKALGAMLDDLVQAGEVVDVLVNNAGFGDYGLLENRDWEKIERMLELNVVSTTMLLARLVPSMVARGSGAILNVGSIAGILPSPAMSAYAASKAYVNHLSEGLRAELAGTGVSVTVVCPGPVPTEFQDVAGSDVRPELPKAMYVDVVTCAEEAVAGLRRGQARVIPGVVPRAMAMTVDALPKMMVRPFLSRMGKKARGGSR
- a CDS encoding M1 family aminopeptidase; amino-acid sequence: MQRVYERPRPFTVTHIALDLRLDVPKKSVSGEALLDVSRVDARAKELALDAVGFDLAAVELRAGDEGGFVAAEHVYDGQTLRVSIPEAAARVTVRVRYSATPRRGLYFLAPDEHVRDRPAQVWSQCQDEDARHFFPCIDKPHNKQSTSLRVEVPEGWFALSNGARESDEDEEQGGVYRYRLDDPHPSYLFTLVAGEFERIDDESEGVRLHYFVPKGKTDEGKRTFKRTPEMVRRFGELTGVAYPWKSYSQIVVSDFIFGGMENTTATTMYEHILLDERAAIDVTADDLIAHELAHHWFGDLVTCRDWSHAWLNEGFATYMEHVDREGHLGRDEYEHGVRGDVASYIGEAQGRYRRPIVCQDYEAPIDIFDRHLYEKGACVLHMLRLELGDEAFWRGVNVYLTRHARGIVETRDLMRALEEASGRSLERFFEQWVFRAGHPELEVKIDHEGEALIVTVKQAQAKDGKEKDKDDTGTHVFALDLELDIVIDGEVRREVRRVESQAATFTIRVPKRPAFVVVDPELRIVGDVRVECPADLLRAQLAGASTARGRLLAASLMGKLDDPATTRALGAALAKEDEFWGVRAEAASALGQIRSDDALEHLLAHARTAHAKVRRAVAAALGKFRSAKAADALKGLTLRDESYLVEAEAARALGATRQSAAFDTLIEVLDRASWADIVRAGALDGLAALRDERAQAHVLTRTRYGIPTRGRRAAIMALPKLGTDRKVREALEELLDQSDPYLKVDVVRALVDVGDTKSRGPLARQLERELDGRVRRRIREALRDLGGAGKREAERLREELDSLRSEHAELKARLGKIEALLAPKETNGQANGIHRDGDKPEAEKEAVEKGKKRKKDERASR
- a CDS encoding ATP-dependent RecD-like DNA helicase is translated as MTLEGEVVRVTYENDQTGFRVVKVAIDGHEAPLPWVGRFQPVAPGTRVRATGKYERDGRHGDQLRVETLLEIAPSTLQGLEKYLGSGMVPGVGPVFAKRIVETLGEDALRVLDEAPERLAEVPGLGSRRAEAVAKAWASQRVIRDIMIFLQQHGASAALATRIYKRFGASAIDIVKRSPYRLALEVWGVGFKTADQIARAVGVSPDAPERAQAGVLQVLNDLAGKGHVYAEREALVSAAALMLEREEEGVDQAIDMLALSGRAHVETLPTGEVAVYESSLHEAESRLAERLLALLRAPGRPLSGRRGEPPEAAASAAIEAFEARTRVALAPAQRDAIEQAARNKILVITGGPGVGKTTIVRAILSLFDLTGQVVRLAAPTGRAAKRMSEATGREAMTLHRMLEFDPKARGFLRKKGRAIEADVLIVDEASMIDLPLCDALTQAIADEARLVLVGDVDQLPSVGPGAVLRDVIGSGVIPTVRLSQIFRQAEGSLIVQNAHRIHDGEKPEGATDKRGEFFVFQRNDPDEAAATIHDLVTERIPRGFGLHPVRDVQVLSPMNKGPVGTIALNETLQRSLNPDGPSVTRGGKLFRLGDKVMQLKNDYEREVYNGDVGIVRAIDAEAGTLTVTFDGRDVAYEESDLDDLVLAYATSIHKSQGSEYPAVVITLLSQHFVMLSRNLLYTAVTRGKKLVVLVTDGRALGLALSETRREERQTGLAHRLRRG
- a CDS encoding tetratricopeptide repeat protein, with protein sequence MAQNGQQGGVAAGLQITGGAAIMAPVSAFPNGVPGNALIVIPLSKVDDETKEMLDKGPSLVTPEQMWKLLGFNGPAVQVQDEQGRPIAIGLEDLLSGLEKHWQEQPDDLNRARIYAQELLKYNRLQRAEQVLSKVVAKGGTGDDWLALGIAQLQQEKLDKAEGTLKGAQNLLKDNPYPSLHLAKVFQLKKEADKEREFVDKAIGISIGCIDAWAYLFQHLKQNEGEDKAIAEIEKMATDKKSAAPYIALQGFFANDDSTRDRAVTYAKKGVEIAPDDPLALLCLSALYGQKGDLEAVIRLLQPHEAKMSRDVRIANNYFEALFQSRQIEKVTKLLNALAGSPNKEVKQFAIERSRLVAQFLQQQQQQLAAAQQPRK
- a CDS encoding response regulator, which produces MGNLRIVRTWRPRPPVVLVVDDDPDILRLLGMCLEAEGCEVRETMSPSAALERLDRVDVVVVDQRMPEMSGTDFIEAARSRGYGCRFLVISGKRGARAEAAQAGAEGFLAKPIGMRDLIGEVERLFYRGFAPPSHRACAAAAPTSGAPKSSS
- a CDS encoding HAD-IIB family hydrolase, with the protein product MTYKLLALDLDGTLLRHDGTLHERDRWAIERLQSGGVAVTICTGRLYSGSREAAVAARIQGPIACVDGSHIVDARDDHEHYHASLAGDHAAQLRRVLERHRTASFVFAHDSIVHDAAGEPWSSYVRTWSPRVTVVERVTSHPYWEHERGLLAVVAIGSKENVHAAAEELEGELGGAAFVIRFAVTRAADTHAMVVRAAGPTKGTAIAWLAEYHGCKVNEVVAVGDWLNDVPMFEVAGRSFAMGSAPSMVKERATEQLDAWSAEDAGVSEAIERAWGTL